The following nucleotide sequence is from Tardiphaga alba.
ATCCGAGGCCGGGCGCCAGGCGCCATTCGGCGTGAAAACGTGATCAAGCGACATAGATATCAGCCGTTTCGGATTCATCGGGCAGCGGGAATTCATCGACGAGACGCGCCATGCGCAGCGATACTTCGAGATTCATTTTTACTGCGGGCTTCCATGCGGCATCGATGGGCAGCGACAGCGCCGCCGCGACAGCATCGATATAGTCGTCCAGACTGTCGCTCATGGTCCGTCCTCTCTCAATGCACCGGCAGCGGCGGATGCGGGATCGCGGTCAAAAGCTGCTTCGTATAGTCGTCCTGCGGCGCGCTCATCACCGTCTCGGTCGCACCCTGCTCGACGATGCGGCCCGCGCGCATCACGATGACACGATCGCATAACAGCCGCACCACATTCAGGTCATGCGACACGAACAGGTAGCTCATGCGCATGGACTGCTTGAGATCCTGCAGCAGATTGAGCACGACCGCCTGCACGGAGACGTCCAGCGCCGCCGTCGGCTCGTCGAGAATGATCAACTTCGGCTGCAGCGCGATGGCGCGGGCGATGCCGACACGCGCCTTCTGGCCACCGGACATCTGATGCGGAAAGCGATCGAGCAATTCCAGGGGCAAGCCGACCTGCCGCGCGAGGTCTTCGCATTTTGCCCGCAACGCATCGGCGCCCTTGATATCGCCGAGCTGCAGAAGCGGATCGGCGATGGCACGCGCGGCGGTGAAGCGCGGATTGAGACTGTCGGTCGGATCCTGGAACACCATCTGGATGCTCTTGCGCAACGGCAGCCGCGCGAAGGATTTTGGTGCGATTTCACCGATCTCGTCGCCGTCGAAGGCGATGCGGCCGGAAGTCTTGTCGATCAGCCGCATTACCATCATCGATGTGGTGGACTTGCCGCAGCCGGATTCGCCGACCAGGCCGACACTTTCGCCGCGGCCGACGCTGAAGCTGATGCCATCCACGGCGCGGAACACATCGGGCTCCAACGCCGGCTTGCGGCCGAACAATTTTGACAGTGTCGCGGTGGCACCCTGGCGGGGATATTCCTTGATGAGGTTTTCCACCACAAGCAGCGGTGATTGCCCCCTCTCCCCTCCGGGGAGAGGGCCGGGGTGAGGAGGAGCCGCGGGTGCCGTCGGCGTGAAGTCCCCCTCACCCGCTCCGGCTTCGCTATGCTTCGCCGGATCGACCTGTCCCCGGAGGGGAGAGGTGAAGGAAGCCATCGCCGCACGCTCCTCCACCGGCAACAGATCCCGCAATGACACGCCAAGCCGCGGCGTCGCCTGCATGAGTTTCTTCGTATAGGGATGCTGCGGATTGGCGAAGATGTCGGCGGACAAAGCCGTCTCCACCACCCGCCCCTTCTCCATCACCACAACGCGGTCGCAATAGGCCGCGGCCAGACCGAGGTCATGGGTGATCAGGATCGTGGACATGCCAC
It contains:
- a CDS encoding dipeptide ABC transporter ATP-binding protein; this translates as MTAQPLLDVRDLTVEFATRRGIVKAVQQVDISVAKGETLGIVGESGSGKSVTSYAVMRILDRAGSIAEGSVMFSGVDVKAATETQMRDLRGREISMIFQNPRAALNPIRKVGHQIEDVLRQHAQAGSADRAEKAIEALEQVKIARPRERYHAYPFELSGGMCQRVVIALALACNPQLLIADEPTTGLDVTTQKAVMDLVTELTRSRGMSTILITHDLGLAAAYCDRVVVMEKGRVVETALSADIFANPQHPYTKKLMQATPRLGVSLRDLLPVEERAAMASFTSPLRGQVDPAKHSEAGAGEGDFTPTAPAAPPHPGPLPGGERGQSPLLVVENLIKEYPRQGATATLSKLFGRKPALEPDVFRAVDGISFSVGRGESVGLVGESGCGKSTTSMMVMRLIDKTSGRIAFDGDEIGEIAPKSFARLPLRKSIQMVFQDPTDSLNPRFTAARAIADPLLQLGDIKGADALRAKCEDLARQVGLPLELLDRFPHQMSGGQKARVGIARAIALQPKLIILDEPTAALDVSVQAVVLNLLQDLKQSMRMSYLFVSHDLNVVRLLCDRVIVMRAGRIVEQGATETVMSAPQDDYTKQLLTAIPHPPLPVH
- a CDS encoding DUF4089 domain-containing protein, which translates into the protein MSDSLDDYIDAVAAALSLPIDAAWKPAVKMNLEVSLRMARLVDEFPLPDESETADIYVA